A window from Triticum aestivum cultivar Chinese Spring chromosome 6D, IWGSC CS RefSeq v2.1, whole genome shotgun sequence encodes these proteins:
- the LOC123143760 gene encoding zinc finger BED domain-containing protein RICESLEEPER 2, which translates to MGEPKSNDNAMLHDGEMIVRNNMISSSEVVHCSEMLHGDNMVQESEIVHGDEMVISGNEMVHGSEMMIHGDEMVQVNDIIHSNVMAQVNNMVNGDEMAHGNALVSADVNPPTSSRRRKKKSPVWEHFTIQHVPGDKRCRIACCNLCKGTFAYSSGSKIAGTSHLKRHIIQGSCPVIKNQERELALPLAEVADNDGEGTIERPSKRRYRRNGSANATFDQERSSLYLAKLIILHDYPLHIVQQPAFSALIGSLQPCFKLSDVDAMEGEVYAVYLKEKHNLLQALSTMPGRMSLTVGLWITSQTLGYVSIAGQFIDMEWRVHRRVLNFTMVASPHSQDALAEAISRSLFDWGMREKLLAITLDNDCPSHDIYSANLRDHLSNKNGVMLKGQLFVVRCYAHILNAAAQDVIASVHGVISGIRESIKFIKASDSHDEKFAEIALQLEIPGTKTLCLDVTTQWDTTYLMLLAALDYRQAFTILETCDDNYNEAPSAEDWKKVEAASNCLKLLYDSAHSVMAVANPTSDIFFHEAWKLQLELANAAAHEDPVVSSIARDVHESFDKYWKDCNLVLAVAVVMDPRFKMKLVEFSYSKIYGVEAAKYVKAVNDSVHELYKEYLAQPPVYVEQSASGNNTQTTPPSTGDGLLDFDMYLSEIATTQPSKSELEQYLEESLTPRSTQEFDILNWWKLNTLRFPTLSKMARDVLAIPVSTVTTASSVFSAVTGSRMLDDYRSSLRPEIVEALVCAKDWLPH; encoded by the coding sequence ATGGGTGAACCAAAGAGCAATGACAATGCAATGCTGCATGATGGGGAGATGATTGTCAGGAACAACATGATCAGTAGCAGTGAAGTGGTTCATTGCAGTGAGATGCTCCATGGTGACAATATGGTTCAAGAGAGTGAGATAGTCCATGGTGATGAGATGGTGATCAGTGGTAATGAGATGGTCCACGGTAGTGAGATGATGATCCACGGTGATGAGATGGTTCAAGTTAATGACATTATCCATAGTAATGTGATGGCTCAAGTTAACAACATGGTCAATGGTGATGAGATGGCCCATGGTAATGCATTGGTCAGTGCTGATGTGAACCCACCAACCTCATCAAGACGCCGGAAAAAGAAGTCACCAGTCTGGGAGCACTTCACCATTCAACATGTGCCTGGGGATAAGCGATGCCGAATTGCATGCTGCAACTTATGCAAAGGAACCTTTGCATATAGTTCTGGCTCAAAAATTGCAGGTACTAGTCATCTCAAAAGGCACATTATACAGGGTTCATGTCCTGTTATCAAAAACCAAGAGAGGGAACTGGCATTGCCTTTAGCAGAAGTGGCTGACAATGATGGTGAGGGTACCATAGAACGCCCTTCTAAGAGGCGTTACAGGCGAAATGGCTCTGCAAACGCTACATTTGATCAAGAACGTAGCAGCTTGTATCTGGCAAAGCTCATCATTTTGCATGACTACCCACTTCATATTGTTCAACAGCCAGCCTTCAGCGCTCTTATTGGTAGTCTGCAACCGTGTTTCAAGTTGTCAGACGTTGATGCAATGGAGGGAGAAGTGTATGCTGTGTATCTGAAAGAAAAACACAACCTACTGCAAGCATTAAGCACTATGCCTGGAAGGATGAGCCTCACCGTAGGATTATGGATAACTAGTCAGACTCTTGGCTATGTGTCAATTGCGGGGCAGTTTATTGACATGGAGTGGAGAGTGCATCGAAGAGTGCTTAATTTCACGATGGTTGCTTCTCCTCATTCGCAGGATGCACTTGCTGAAGCTATCAGCAGAAGCCTTTTTGACTGGGGCATGAGGGAGAAGCTACTCGCCATCACATTGGATAACGATTGCCCATCTCATGATATCTACAGTGCAAACCTGAGAGATCATCTTTCCAATAAGAACGGCGTCATGCTTAAGGGCCAGCTATTTGTTGTAAGGTGCTATGCACATATCCTGAATGCAGCTGCACAGGATGTGATAGCTTCAGTCCATGGTGTCATCTCCGGTATCCGTGAAAGCATAAAGTTCATAAAAGCCTCTGATAGTCACGACGAAAAGTTTGCTGAGATTGCTCTGCAGCTGGAGATCCCTGGTACCAAGACCCTTTGTCTGGATGTTACAACCCAGTGGGACACCACCTATCTGATGCTCTTGGCTGCCTTGGATTATAGGCAGGCTTTCACTATACTAGAAACATGTGATGATAACTATAATGAAGCACCTTCAGCCGAGGACTGGAAAAAGGTTGAGGCTGCCAGCAATTGTTTGAAGCTGCTGTATGACTCGGCTCATAGCGTCATGGCAGTAGCAAACCCAACTTCAGACATCTTTTTCCATGAAGCCTGGAAACTTCAGCTAGAGCTGGCAAATGCCGCAGCACATGAGGATCCAGTTGTCAGCAGCATTGCTAGAGATGTGCACGAGAGTTTCGACAAGTACTGGAAAGATTGCAACCTCGTGTTAGCCGTCGCTGTTGTGATGGATCCGCGTTTTAAGATGAAGCTTGTTGAGTTCAGTTACTCGAAAATCTATGGCGTCGAGGCAGCCAAGTATGTTAAGGCGGTGAATGATTCAGTGCATGAGCTTTATAAGGAGTATTTAGCACAGCCACCAGTCTATGTTGAACAATCTGCCAGCGGGAATAATACTCAAACAACTCCACCTTCCACCGGTGATGGTCTTCTGGACTTCGATATGTATCTTTCTGAGATTGCTACAACCCAGCCCTCAAAATCTGAACTGGAGCAGTACCTGGAAGAGTCCCTGACGCCACGTAGTACCCAAGAGTTTGACATTCTCAACTGGTGGAAGCTTAACACGCTCAGGTTCCCGACACTCTCGAAGATGGCACGTGATGTCTTGGCCATTCCGGTGTCCACAGTGACCACGGCTAGCTCTGTATTTTCTGCAGTAACAGGAAGCCGCATGCTTGACGACTATAGAAGCTCGCTTCGTCCTGAAATCGTGGAGGCACTTGTTTGCGCCAAAGACTGGCTTCCGCATTGA